A single region of the Halobacterium wangiae genome encodes:
- a CDS encoding BrxA family protein has product MNTLPDGDNGPPSLSRTFSPDEVNMDLTMCGLLPDRAEEVARLYREHGNWNQVKDIWFEERRANRSTKGSSQKIYRVLSSRFKNAPATLPNPSDLPAVLDACSSSRDKAQVLYLYLVTDDALVRYAVHEYARRLAEDVPEPLDFSNETLTSVLNQFEYTDETPFDYADSTTERWCEGLRSVMREIGVLENQQTVVGDPPSLGDTPLLAAMGYSYEEGDEEWFESPTGLQYLFQPGTRWEELYNRAAETEAWEFVELHGSLQLRPTDEPYSSITSEGAE; this is encoded by the coding sequence ATGAATACTCTACCGGACGGCGATAACGGACCGCCGTCTCTTTCCCGTACATTCTCTCCCGACGAGGTCAACATGGATTTGACCATGTGCGGCCTCTTACCTGATCGAGCAGAAGAGGTCGCTCGGTTGTACCGTGAACACGGGAACTGGAACCAGGTCAAGGATATCTGGTTTGAGGAACGACGTGCGAACCGCAGTACGAAAGGGAGTTCCCAGAAGATATACCGCGTTCTCTCATCTCGATTCAAAAACGCACCTGCAACTCTCCCTAATCCAAGTGATCTTCCCGCCGTTTTAGATGCCTGTTCGTCATCGCGAGACAAAGCCCAAGTGCTCTACCTCTATCTGGTCACCGATGACGCACTCGTTCGATATGCCGTCCATGAATATGCCCGGCGCCTTGCTGAGGACGTTCCCGAACCCCTTGACTTCTCTAACGAGACACTCACATCTGTCCTGAATCAGTTCGAATACACTGACGAGACACCGTTCGACTATGCGGACTCAACGACAGAGAGATGGTGCGAAGGGCTGCGTTCGGTTATGCGCGAAATCGGCGTCCTGGAGAATCAGCAAACGGTCGTCGGTGATCCACCATCACTAGGAGATACGCCACTCCTCGCCGCAATGGGCTACTCGTATGAGGAAGGCGACGAAGAGTGGTTCGAATCACCAACTGGGCTCCAGTACCTATTCCAGCCGGGTACGCGTTGGGAGGAACTCTACAATCGAGCAGCAGAGACGGAGGCGTGGGAGTTTGTCGAACTCCATGGAAGTCTTCAACTGCGGCCGACCGACGAGCCGTACTCATCGATTACGAGTGAGGGAGCCGAATAA